A single genomic interval of Stieleria maiorica harbors:
- a CDS encoding VOC family protein: protein MSVQKIPDNCEGFIPYLIVNGADEAIAFYVKALGGKPGVVLRMQDCTVGHAEVIIGRTRIMLAEEVPQWGITGAKSLGGCPLTLTLYVEDVDARAKQAIDAGMTVKRELADQFYGDRMVMLTDPYGYEWCLGTHVEDVSDEEIQRRMQEMH from the coding sequence ATGTCCGTTCAAAAAATCCCAGACAACTGCGAAGGGTTCATTCCGTACTTGATCGTCAACGGAGCGGACGAGGCGATCGCGTTTTACGTCAAAGCGCTCGGAGGCAAGCCGGGCGTCGTGCTGAGGATGCAGGACTGTACCGTCGGTCACGCCGAAGTCATCATCGGCCGGACCCGGATCATGCTGGCCGAAGAGGTTCCCCAGTGGGGAATCACGGGAGCGAAATCGCTTGGCGGGTGCCCGTTGACACTGACGTTGTACGTCGAAGACGTCGATGCTCGTGCCAAACAAGCCATCGACGCTGGAATGACGGTCAAGCGGGAATTGGCCGATCAGTTCTACGGTGATCGGATGGTCATGCTGACCGATCCCTATGGTTACGAATGGTGTTTGGGAACCCATGTCGAGGACGTCAGCGACGAAGAGATCCAACGTCGGATGCAAGAAATGCACTGA
- a CDS encoding DUF1559 family PulG-like putative transporter → MLQVSRSRSRSAFTLVELLVVIAIIGILVGLLLPAVQAAREAARRMQCSNNFKQISLALHNYHDTFRSLPPAWADWDGLWASPLQTAHANAAILPQLEGSSIEDRYDYNVRWDHANNAELATLMPATYQCPSTPNAGESEPTSGFQTSDYTYIRSDTGWITDPSPNHSMFEQNEFRKFRDVLDGLSNTIMQYESAGRTTLYVHGRQTTPPAWWTGEYRAWAGHFDSSWMYPFQVTVDPAGGPPNVTYFVGSDVINVANWGSPYSFHPGGIHISLADGSVRFVTESIDLETLSGYTSIDGNEVVEEIP, encoded by the coding sequence ATGCTTCAGGTATCGCGTTCCCGCTCTCGATCCGCCTTCACCCTGGTGGAACTCTTGGTGGTCATCGCCATCATCGGCATTTTGGTCGGTTTGTTGCTTCCCGCGGTGCAGGCCGCTCGCGAGGCCGCCCGGCGGATGCAGTGCAGCAACAACTTCAAGCAGATCAGCTTGGCGTTGCACAACTACCACGACACGTTTCGGTCACTGCCCCCGGCTTGGGCGGATTGGGACGGGTTGTGGGCGTCGCCGCTACAAACCGCCCACGCCAACGCCGCCATCCTGCCGCAATTGGAAGGCAGCAGTATTGAAGACCGCTATGACTACAACGTGCGATGGGACCACGCCAACAACGCGGAGTTGGCAACGCTGATGCCGGCGACCTACCAGTGCCCTTCGACGCCCAATGCGGGCGAGAGTGAGCCGACCAGTGGGTTCCAGACATCCGATTACACCTACATCCGCAGTGATACCGGTTGGATCACCGATCCGTCGCCGAACCATTCGATGTTCGAGCAGAATGAGTTTCGGAAGTTCCGCGACGTCCTGGACGGGTTGTCCAACACGATCATGCAGTACGAGTCGGCCGGCCGCACCACCCTGTACGTCCACGGTCGACAAACGACACCACCGGCATGGTGGACCGGAGAGTATCGGGCATGGGCGGGGCACTTTGATTCCAGCTGGATGTATCCGTTCCAGGTGACGGTGGATCCGGCCGGCGGGCCTCCGAACGTCACCTATTTTGTCGGCTCGGACGTCATCAACGTCGCCAACTGGGGCAGCCCCTACTCCTTTCATCCCGGCGGGATTCATATCAGCTTGGCCGACGGTTCGGTGCGTTTCGTGACCGAGTCGATCGACCTGGAGACGCTCAGTGGATACACCTCGATCGACGGCAATGAAGTGGTGGAGGAGATTCCATGA
- a CDS encoding protein-tyrosine phosphatase family protein — protein MSLSLQKPAKSPVARTYWVIQSRFLAGAYPGAADPPGHRHRVEQLWKLGIRTFINLIEEDESNHYGQPFLAYDGLVRELASPAGDFATHLRFPIKDLGVPSTDRMACILDAVDLSLAADRPVFVHCFGGVGRTGMVVACWLIRHRFVQPGDAIEVLETLRQADEVTRHRPSPENGRQCQFVEGWR, from the coding sequence ATGTCATTGTCACTCCAGAAACCTGCGAAATCACCGGTGGCGAGAACGTATTGGGTGATCCAGTCCAGGTTTCTCGCCGGTGCTTATCCCGGTGCGGCGGATCCGCCAGGGCATCGACACCGCGTGGAGCAGCTTTGGAAGCTTGGCATTCGCACCTTCATCAACTTGATCGAAGAAGATGAATCGAATCATTACGGTCAGCCGTTTCTCGCCTACGACGGGCTGGTCCGTGAGCTCGCATCCCCCGCGGGCGACTTTGCAACGCATCTGCGTTTTCCGATCAAAGATTTGGGTGTGCCTTCGACGGATCGAATGGCGTGCATCCTGGACGCGGTTGATCTGTCACTCGCCGCCGACCGACCGGTGTTTGTCCATTGCTTCGGCGGCGTGGGGCGGACCGGAATGGTGGTCGCTTGCTGGCTGATTCGGCACCGATTCGTTCAGCCGGGCGATGCCATTGAGGTCCTTGAGACCCTTCGTCAAGCCGACGAGGTCACTCGCCACCGCCCGTCGCCCGAAAACGGTCGCCAATGCCAGTTCGTCGAGGGCTGGCGGTAG
- a CDS encoding phosphoenolpyruvate hydrolase family protein, which produces MRHDRQSILNRLRSKIANRQPIIGGGAGTGISAKCEEAGEIDLIVIYNSGRFRMAGRGSLSGLLPLGNANEIVKEMAREVLTAVTRTPVIAGVCGVDPFMIRDHFLRELIELGFSGIQNFPTVGLIDGTFRANLEETGMGYDLEVECVAAAHQLDLLTTPYVFDVDQAKAMTEAGADILVAHMGLTTGGAIGADTSGTLEQCVERVNAIADAGRGVRDDVIVLCHGGPISMPDDARFMLERCDIHGFYGASSMERLPVETAIRDQVREFVRLELPEKN; this is translated from the coding sequence ATGCGTCACGATCGCCAATCCATCCTGAACCGGCTTCGATCCAAAATCGCCAACCGTCAACCGATCATCGGCGGGGGGGCGGGAACCGGGATCAGCGCGAAATGTGAAGAGGCGGGCGAGATCGACCTGATCGTGATCTACAACTCCGGCCGCTTTCGGATGGCCGGTCGCGGTTCGCTTTCAGGGCTCTTACCGTTGGGTAACGCCAACGAGATCGTCAAGGAGATGGCTCGGGAAGTCCTGACCGCAGTCACGCGGACGCCCGTGATTGCCGGTGTGTGTGGCGTCGACCCGTTCATGATTCGTGATCATTTTCTGCGTGAGTTGATCGAATTGGGGTTTTCCGGGATCCAGAACTTTCCGACCGTCGGGCTGATCGACGGGACGTTTCGCGCGAACCTGGAAGAAACCGGGATGGGCTATGACCTGGAGGTCGAATGTGTGGCGGCGGCGCATCAGTTGGATCTGTTGACGACGCCGTATGTGTTTGATGTCGATCAGGCCAAGGCGATGACCGAAGCGGGCGCGGACATCTTGGTCGCCCACATGGGGCTGACCACCGGAGGGGCCATCGGCGCAGACACATCAGGCACGCTGGAGCAATGCGTGGAACGAGTCAACGCGATCGCCGATGCCGGGCGCGGCGTTCGCGACGATGTCATCGTGCTGTGCCACGGCGGGCCGATTTCGATGCCCGATGACGCGCGGTTCATGCTGGAGCGATGTGACATCCACGGGTTCTACGGCGCCAGTTCGATGGAGCGATTGCCGGTCGAGACCGCGATCCGAGACCAGGTCCGTGAATTCGTCCGGCTGGAACTCCCCGAGAAGAACTGA